The following are encoded together in the Bos javanicus breed banteng chromosome X, ARS-OSU_banteng_1.0, whole genome shotgun sequence genome:
- the GPR119 gene encoding glucose-dependent insulinotropic receptor: protein MESSVSFGVILAVLASLIIVANALVAMAVLSLILKNDSISLCFTLNLAVADALLGLAISGLVTDQLSSPARPTEKTLCRLRMAFVTSSAAASVLTVMLIAFDRYLAIKQPLRYFQIMNGFMVGACLAGLWLVSNLIGFLPLGIHGFQQTTYKGSCSFFAVFHPRFVLTLSCVGFFPALLLFVFFYCDILKIASTHSQQIRNTEHVGALARAHRPPRTPSDFKAVRTVAILIGSFTLSWSPFLITSIVQVACQECHLYLVLEQYLWLLGVGNSLLNPLIYAYWQKEVRQQFSQMALAMKKWLAACLLLLSARDGGPEGRRESVRYITTMSHSELEG from the coding sequence ATGGAATCATCTGTCTCATTTGGAGTGATCCTTGCTGTCCTGGCCTCCCTCATTATTGTTGCTAATGCCCTCGTGGCCATGGCGGTACTGTCGTTGATCCTCAAGAATGATAGCATCAGTCTCTGTTTCACCTTGAATCTGGCTGTGGCTGATGCCTTGCTTGGCCTGGCCATCTCTGGCCTAGTCACAGACCAGCTCTCCAGCCCGGCTCGGCCCACGGAGAAGACGCTGTGCAGACTTCGGATGGCATTTGTCACTTCTTCTGCAGCCGCCTCTGTCCTCACGGTCATGCTGATTGCCTTTGACAGGTACCTTGCCATCAAGCAGCCCCTCCGCTATTTCCAAATCATGAATGGGTTCATGGTCGGGGCCTGCCTTGCCGGGCTGTGGTTGGTGTCTAACCTCATTGGCTTCCTTCCCCTCGGGATCCATGGATTCCAGCAGACCACCTACAAGGGGTCCTGCAGCTTCTTCGCTGTGTTTCACCCGCGCTTCGTGCTGACCCTCTCCTGCGTCGGCTTCTTTCCAGCCCTACTGCTCTTTGTCTTTTTCTACTGTGACATACTCAAGATTGCCTCCACGCACAGCCAGCAGATCCGCAACACGGAGCATGTGGGAGCCCTGGCCAGGGCTCACCGGCCCCCACGGACCCCCAGTGACTTCAAAGCTGTGCGCACAGTGGCCATTCTCATTGGCAGCTTCACTCTGTCCTGGTCCCCATTCCTTATCACGAGCATTGTGCAGGTGGCCTGCCAGGAGTGCCACCTCTACCTGGTGCTGGAGCAGTACCTGTGGCTGCTTGGTGTGGGCAACTCCCTGCTCAACCCACTCATCTATGCCTATTGGCAGAAGGAGGTGCGGCAACAGTTCTCCCAGATGGCCCTGGCTATGAAGAAGTGGCTCGCCGCATGCCTTCTTCTTCTCTCGGCCAGGGATGGGGGTCCAGAGGGGCGCAGGGAAAGTGTGCGTTACATCACCACCATGTCCCACTCAGAGCTTGAAGGCTAA